The genomic stretch GCTTTGATGCTTAATACGTCGGAGACCGAGTCCACGATGATTCCCGAATGGATGGTCCCGGATCGGCCATTTATCTCGATCACAATGATACAGGTACGTTCATTGTATCCGAGTTCCGCCAATCCGAATTTGAGCCGCAGATCCAAAACGGGGATCACTTTTCCGCGGAGATTGATGACGCCCTTAACAAAGGAAGGCGTTTTGGGTATCGTCGTTATCGGCATCACGCCAATGATTTCCTTCACGGACAGGATCCCGAGGCCGTATTCCTGGGAGTCCAACTTGAACGTCAGATATTTCCCCTCGATGCCCAGCATGGCCTTGCCCGAACGTTCCTCCTTTGTCCGGGTCGAGAGATTGGCGATGATCGACGAAACGTCATGAAGCATCGATCTCTGCAAAGACCCTCCACAGGCAGCCTCCGCGAATCTCAGGTCCACGAATTTCTCGAGGTTTATCCTGGAGCCGACGCCGATTTCGTTCACCATGTAGTCTTGAATCCGATCGAGATCTTCGACAACGGGAAACAGATCATCGGTTCGGATGCCTTGCGCTTCTTTGAGGACATTTCTAAGGATCGGTACTTTCAGTCCCAGCAGTCCCTTGGGATCCAGAAAAGAGACGCCGATTTCCGCCGCGGTTTCCGGTTTCTGAGCGATGAAACGACCCGCTTCCACCAGGGCGCCGACAAATTCCTGTACAGCCGTCGGGTGAGAGGCGATGACTTCGTCCCTCATGGCCACCACGCAACAGGGATGATTCGACCAGAGCTCGCCGGACAGAAAGAGTTGTTGGGCGCTGCCTTCGGCAATGGCTTTCGTGCCCAGAGGCTCGGCCACCATAAACCCGCAGGCGTCCGGATTGGTTCCCAGAAACTCGGGCATCTTCACAGGCGGCACCACCTCGAAAAACACGTCGAAATCGCCCCGTCCGACGGAGCCCGGGCTCAAGCCTATGGCGCGAAGAAACATGTGAGAAAGCATGTGGTGAATGGACAATTCATGCGGTATATAGAACGTCTTCTGCTTGAACCCTTCCTTCAGCGCCGCCTGACCGCCTGCCGCTCCTTTTTTCCCTTGCACCGCGATACTGCCGTTTTTGTGGGCCAGAAGAATCAATTTCAGGGGTACGCCATATGCGAAAAGATCCATTGCAATAGGAGCCAGAACGAACGCAGCGTCCACTTCACCTTTCTCCAGCGCGCGCTGAACGGGGTTCCAACTCGGCATGCACACGGTTTCGAGTTCAAAAGAATCCGAACGCAGCTTCTCTGTCTGAATCAGGTGCTTAAGGACGCCGAGTGTCAGGTGATCGGTGATCTGAATGTGGGCTACATTGAGCATCAGCTTTCCGGAAGCGGCTATGCGTACTTCCCTTCGGCCGACACCCGCTTCGGCCTCGCGGCCATCCTTCGGAGCAAAAACGGATTCTATAACGGCTTTCAGCTCGGGCGGACTGAACGGTTTGGTGAGGAAGTCGCTGACACCGGCTTGTACCGCTGTTTCCGATTGCTTCTTTTCTCCACGCGCCGTAGCCATGATGAAAGGGATATTTTTAAAGTTCTCGCTGCCGCGTACCCACACCAGCAGCTCATAGCCGTCCATATTGGGCATGTTCCAGTCGCTGATGATCAAACCGACATCCGGCTGGACTTTCAACCTTTCAACAGCGTCCAGTCCGTCATCCGCTTCCGCTACGTTGTCAAAGCCCACCTCCTTCAGCGCCTTGACTTCCATTTTACGCGTAATCTTTGAATCTTCGACCACAAGGATCTTGATGTTGGGATCGACTGCCATAACGATTGGCTCCCTTCTAGTAGGCTTATATTACGACCATGATCAGGTCCGTACCGTCCCTAAAGCAAGACGATGACACTAGGGAAATCGACGGAAACGAATGCTTGTACCCACTTCGAACCGATGGAAAGCTCTCGAGACGGATGTCCTCTGCTGTTAGGACCCATGCGTCCACAGAGCGTCCCGCAAGCCCGAAACCCTCTCTATCCGCCTCGAGGACGCGGAGCAAAACACGTCGCGCGCTCCCCAGATCTCCACATGCTTCCGTGCACGAGTAATTCCCGTATACAGCAATTCACGGCTTAAAACCGGGGCGTCCCTGTCAGGCAGGAGCATTAGAATCCGATCAAACTCCGATCCTTGGCTCTTGTGTACGGTCATGGCGAAAACGGTTTCATGCTCCGTCAGTCGAGCCGGCGCGAAGGCCCTTACACCTTCTTCCTGATGAGAAAACCAGGCTGTCAGGCCCGGGCCGGCTTTCGGGTTTTCCAAAACAACACCCACGTCTCCATTGAACAGATGATTTCTGTAGTCGTTTCTTGTGATCAGAATCGGTTTTCCTGAATACCATCTTCCCTTCGGGTCAATTACACCGTCCTCGGAGAGAAATTTCTCGGACAGTCTGTTCAGGTTATTTACTCCAAACCGGCCCTCTCGAAGGGAGCAGAGGATCCGAAACCGGTCCAATGCCTCGAACGTCTTCCGAACCAGTTCATCCGAAATCCCGTTTCGCCGAATCGATCCTAAGGCCTCTCGATACAACGAGTAGCCTTCCAGTATGGAAGGCTTCAGTTCCCTCTCGAATGCGGCATACGAAGGCAAGTCCCGCCATCGGAAGTCATCAAAGCCGCCCCCGGCCAGGGTCCGTACCAGCTCTTCACCGCGTCCTTCGTTCACGGATGCACCGGCCCCGGCAATCCCGCCTCCACTGTCAAAACGGTAATTCTTCTTCAAGTGCACAATACAATCCTGAAGGCCGGAAGGTCTGTCCTCCATGTCAGAGGCGTCGACGTGTATATCCGCCAAGGTTTCGAGGCATTCCGAGAATTCCCTGGAGAAACGATGACTCCGGTCGTTCGAGCAAATGTCGCCCAATACGGCGCCCGCTTCCACGGATGCAAGCTGGTCTTTGTCACCCAGCAGAATCACACGCCCTTTGGCCGGCAGCGCACGAAAAAGCTTGGCCATGAGCGGAAGATCGACCATGGATGCTTCGTCTACGATCACGAGATCGGCGGTCAGGGGTCTTTTCTCGTCATGCTTGAAATCGGGGGAGCCCGGGATGGCGCCCAGCAGGCGATGAACAGTTGACGCGTGTTCCGGAATGGCCTCCAGCACTTCGTCTTTGCAGGGCAGCTTCCTTTTGGTTTCAGCTATGGCGTCCTGGAGGCGAGCAGCCGCCTTGCCCGTGGGCGCCGCCAGGACAATC from Deltaproteobacteria bacterium encodes the following:
- a CDS encoding chemotaxis protein CheW yields the protein MAVDPNIKILVVEDSKITRKMEVKALKEVGFDNVAEADDGLDAVERLKVQPDVGLIISDWNMPNMDGYELLVWVRGSENFKNIPFIMATARGEKKQSETAVQAGVSDFLTKPFSPPELKAVIESVFAPKDGREAEAGVGRREVRIAASGKLMLNVAHIQITDHLTLGVLKHLIQTEKLRSDSFELETVCMPSWNPVQRALEKGEVDAAFVLAPIAMDLFAYGVPLKLILLAHKNGSIAVQGKKGAAGGQAALKEGFKQKTFYIPHELSIHHMLSHMFLRAIGLSPGSVGRGDFDVFFEVVPPVKMPEFLGTNPDACGFMVAEPLGTKAIAEGSAQQLFLSGELWSNHPCCVVAMRDEVIASHPTAVQEFVGALVEAGRFIAQKPETAAEIGVSFLDPKGLLGLKVPILRNVLKEAQGIRTDDLFPVVEDLDRIQDYMVNEIGVGSRINLEKFVDLRFAEAACGGSLQRSMLHDVSSIIANLSTRTKEERSGKAMLGIEGKYLTFKLDSQEYGLGILSVKEIIGVMPITTIPKTPSFVKGVINLRGKVIPVLDLRLKFGLAELGYNERTCIIVIEINGRSGTIHSGIIVDSVSDVLSIKAEDTEEAPMFGVGIDTSYILSMAKVDGGVKIMLDTDRLFSDTESRGLAAVA
- the recD gene encoding exodeoxyribonuclease V subunit alpha, producing the protein MGSRSVFNAASKWRIELTSNYEGLERLRSEGRLEDIDLHFARFSAGRCRTAHFEVALAAALLSAYTRNGHICIHLDALAGKPWPADEAEGVAVLCPDRSTWEQALRANPVVGEPGGFTPLILDERSRLYMCRYWEYERSLVKAILSRVSAPLECLNPSALRGSLSRLFPERAEHGTDWQKVAAATAAMKRFCVISGGPGTGKTTTVARIMALLQEPAVGSPLRIVLAAPTGKAAARLQDAIAETKRKLPCKDEVLEAIPEHASTVHRLLGAIPGSPDFKHDEKRPLTADLVIVDEASMVDLPLMAKLFRALPAKGRVILLGDKDQLASVEAGAVLGDICSNDRSHRFSREFSECLETLADIHVDASDMEDRPSGLQDCIVHLKKNYRFDSGGGIAGAGASVNEGRGEELVRTLAGGGFDDFRWRDLPSYAAFERELKPSILEGYSLYREALGSIRRNGISDELVRKTFEALDRFRILCSLREGRFGVNNLNRLSEKFLSEDGVIDPKGRWYSGKPILITRNDYRNHLFNGDVGVVLENPKAGPGLTAWFSHQEEGVRAFAPARLTEHETVFAMTVHKSQGSEFDRILMLLPDRDAPVLSRELLYTGITRARKHVEIWGARDVFCSASSRRIERVSGLRDALWTHGS